Sequence from the Methanosarcina siciliae T4/M genome:
CACTTCGACACAGGCCATGCCTTTTACAACCACCCAGTGTTCACTCCTGTGGTAGTGCAGCTGCAGGCTTAATTTATGGTCGGAAAGCACGGTAATATTCTTGATCTTATGCCCGGGAGAGACATCAAGTAACGTATATGAACCCCAGGGCCTGTAGACTGTCTGTCCGATAAATGCTCTTTCGTCGTTCCTGCCCTTCAGGTCGGAGACTATTTCCTTTACTTTCTGACTGCTCGATTTTGGACATATTAACAGGGCATCGCTCGTGTCAACAATAACCATGTCCTTAATATCAATAAGAGAAACAATTTTTCCACATTTCGAATAAACCAGGTTCCCATCGGAGTTGAGAAGCATGGGGTCACACTCATAGACCACGTTTCCTACCGAATCTTTTTCAAGCTCATCATAAATTGCCGCAAAGTTTCCGAGGTCACTCCATTTCTGGTTCAGCTTTACAACAGCGACTTTATCCGACTTTTCCATTATGCCGTAATCAATAGAAACGTTATCTACACACGCATAAATCTCATCAATACTGCCCCCTCTCTCAAAGCAGGCAAAAATAGAAGGTGCATGTTTTTTGACTTCTTCAAAGAAGAGCCCTGTTTCAAAAAGGAACATTCCGCTATTCCAGAGGCAGCCTTCTTCAATGTATTTTTGTGCGGTTTCGAAATCAGGCTTTTCTCTGAATTCCGAAACTCTGTAACCTGGTTCACAGGGCTCGGCGGCTTTAATGTAGCCGTATCCCGTATGAGGGAATGTAGGGACAACCCCGAAAGTGACCAGATAATCCGAAGCAAGTTTTTCGGCTGAAGAAATCGTTGCCATTGCAGCTCTATCAAGCACATGGTCGGAGGAAAATACCCCTACGATTGAATTTCCGAATTTCTGTCCAATCTCTTTCATTCCAAAGAAGATTGCAGGAAGGGTGTTTTTGCCTTCGGGCTCTATCAGAACATTTTCCGGAGGAATTGAGTAGCCTATCTCTTTGATCTGTCCAATCACAAAAAATTTCTGGGCTTCGTTCGTTACAACAAAAATCTCAGAAACATCTGAAACCTCAAGACATCGAAGCACTGTCTCCTGAAAAAGTGAAGTGTCACCAAATTTTAAAAATTGTTTGGGATACATTTCCCGGCTTAGAGGCCAGAGTCTTGTCCCTGAGCCGCCTGCAAGAATTATTGACTTAATGCCTGTCATCTCCATGGAAATCGATTTAAAAAATATTCAATCAAAGTATTTCAAGACAAAAACCCTTTCAACATTGTCTTGAGGGAAAGGAAACATAAATACGCTGTGGAAGAAGGTTATTTTCAGGACATGATTATTTTTTGATATATTTTCTAAATAGAAGAACTACTCTTTGAATACTAATTATCGAATGTATTTTTTGGAATCAATTATTTTGGGATTACATTGCTTTTGATATCAATGACCTGAGATTACATTGCTTTTGATATCAATGACCCGAGGTACTATGTTCTTTAGTATTAATCACTAATGATTACATTACTTATGTATCAATTACTTTAGGAATAAATTGTTTTTAATATTAGATTATTTTTGGAGTTTGATTATTTTTTAGTAGTATATGATAAGGAGTAAATATATAACCTTTGGCTTTGAGAATGCCGAAAAATAAGATATCAAACTATCAAATTCAAACCGTCAAACCGAAAAAATGAAGGAAAACAGGCTATGAATAAATGAAATGTAAACCCGATAAAACTCAAATAAGCTGGTCAAAAATTAATGACGAGTTTCCCTGGGTTTATTTTACATCATCTTCTGGAAGTTCGCCCTTGCCCCAGCTCATTACCTTTTTTACGATGAATATTGAGACGGCAAATACAAATAAGGCAAATCCTATAAGAGAAACCGTGATGGACCGTTCATTGCCTTGAAAAGCAGAGGAATGGCGTATGAGAGGCATGTAATCGATATTTCCTTCCCCAAGGTCATAGGAAACATCACAGAATCCATCGTTATCCTGATCATCAATTGCGCACAGGGCTGTACTTTCAGGACCGGTCCAGTAGTTTCCGCCGATATAAGGACCCCCCACAATATTTATTCCCTTCTCTCGGGTCATATTCCAGGAATTAGCGGAGTTAGTCCCTTCATATCCGACGTTTACATTATTTTGGAAGAAGTTATTGTAAATGAGGTTTCTACTGCTGTTTGAGAGCACAAAGCCGTACCCGACATTGTAATTAAGGAGATTGCCAGTAACATGGTTCTCGTCTGAGGCTTCAAGCAAAATGCCATCCAGACTATTCATCTTCACCTTATTGTTGATAACCCAATTATCTTTCGAAGCTTTCAGGAAAATTCCCACTTCATTCCCTGAAACATTATTTAGATTCAGCATGTTTGTGGTCGAAGAATCGAGGTAAATTCCCAGATGGTTGTTGGAAAGTTTATTATTGCTGATCAGGATTCCATGAGTGTTTTCCAGATAAATCCCTGCTTTTAAAGGGTCACTGGCACCATTTATATAAAAACCACTGATGGTTACATTGTTTGCATTTACATGAAATACGTGGTCATTGGGATTTTTTGCCTTTATATTAATCATATCGGGAATTCCGGAGATAGAACGGACAGTAATTTCTTTGTCAAGATATATATTTTCCATATAAAGCCCTTTGTAGACATAAACAGTATCTCCGGGACTGGCAGCATTTACAGCCTCCTGAATTGAAGAAAAATCCTGATTCTCATCACTCCCCACAGTGATCCTCCTGGCAGTTGAAGTACCTGAGCTGAGCAACAAAAGTACAAAACCTATTGCGAAACAGATTTTTACATTCCTGATGGTTTTCAGCAGTATCACCTCAAAGAGACCATCTCCTGCTACCCCGCGTTCAGGAGAGCTCCTGAATTCGAAAGATCGGACATGGAGCCCAAGGCCTGGAACACCATATCATTAAAAAATAATAATTGAATAGTAATATAAATAGATTGAGGGATATACTTATTGAAGCATAGTTTCTGAGGAATCATGCTGATAAAAATCCTTTCAGTTAATGTTCTTCATGGAAGAACATAAGCCCCTGAATATGAGAAAGAAGAAAAGAAGCCGAAAATATCACTTTTCAGACCTGCCTCACTTCTCGACCAGCCTTACTTCTCGACCAGCCTTACTTCTCAAACAGATTTTACTTCTCAGACTCCTTTCTAACACATGAACCCATAAATTCTGTTCATACCCAGGCCTTTAATTTGAGGCTTTCAACTGGAAGCTCCCCATACTGCCTTTTACTTATATCCGAATCTTCAGCCAGGATTTTAACCGAAAAACCTGCCTTTTTGAGAAGGCCCAGGTACTCCTCTTTTAACGAAGCCCCGGCGACACATCCCGAAAGCAGGTCGCAGTCGTTTTTAAGGTCTTCGGGCAAATCTGCCAGGAGGACCATGTCCGAAACATACATCCGGCCTCCTGGCTTCAGAACCCTGAAAGCTTCCCTGAAAACCTTTTCTTTATCCGGCGCGAGGTTAATCACGCAGTTGCTGATAAAGACTAAAGCTTGATGTTGTAGTTGTTGGATATGCTTAAATTCAGAAAAGGGGTTTATTCTTTATGAAAGATATGGAGATATATGCCGCGAGATTGGATAAAGTTTTTGAGAACGGGCGGAGGCCGAATACAAATCTAGAACTTATGGCCAAGTTAGTCAGAAAAAAGAAGCATGAGGGGATCAAGGAGAACACTTTGTGTATGTATTACAAAGCGTTTACCGTATTCGCCGAGTGGTGTAAAAAAGATATTATGGCCCTCACCGAGGATGATGTTCTTGACTTCCTCGATTCCATGGACGAACATACATTCGTTCGTGGTGGGGTCACAAAGCACTACTCCCCGGAGACTATAAAATCATACAAGATTAATCTAAGATCCTTTTTTAAATACTTGAAGTTGGAAGACTGCGCTTTACTGATGCGGGAAAGGGGTAGAAAAACGTCGAAACTAATAGACAAGAATGAGCTTCTAACCTTTAATGAAATTACGTTAATGGTAGATGCTGCGCAGTCGCCCAGGGACAAAGCTGCAATTATGACCCTGTATGAAGCTGGGCCCCGTAAAACAGAATTTCTATCTTCGCTCGTAGGGGATGTAGAGTTTAACGACTATGGGTTTAAACTGGCATTCAGAGTACACTCTAACGAGGATAAATTGAAGACTGGTGAAAGGTCAGTACAATTGGTTCACACAGCACCATACATGCGCCAGTGGGTTGAGATGCATCCATGTAAGCTCAAAAACGGCCAAACGGATCCAAAAGCCCCGCTATGGACATCAAATTATATTCGGAATACCAGAGACGAAAATGGAAAAATAATTGGATCTGAGTGGGTGAAGCTCTCCGGATCGGGACTGTGGGAACAACTCAGGGAAATTGGTAAAAAAGCTGGAATTCAAAAACGAGTGAACCCGCACAGCTTCCGGCATGTGTCCTGTACAAATAATGCTGAATCGCTTACAGACGCACAGCTCCGCACATATTACGGGTGGGG
This genomic interval carries:
- a CDS encoding tyrosine-type recombinase/integrase gives rise to the protein MKDMEIYAARLDKVFENGRRPNTNLELMAKLVRKKKHEGIKENTLCMYYKAFTVFAEWCKKDIMALTEDDVLDFLDSMDEHTFVRGGVTKHYSPETIKSYKINLRSFFKYLKLEDCALLMRERGRKTSKLIDKNELLTFNEITLMVDAAQSPRDKAAIMTLYEAGPRKTEFLSSLVGDVEFNDYGFKLAFRVHSNEDKLKTGERSVQLVHTAPYMRQWVEMHPCKLKNGQTDPKAPLWTSNYIRNTRDENGKIIGSEWVKLSGSGLWEQLREIGKKAGIQKRVNPHSFRHVSCTNNAESLTDAQLRTYYGWGQGSPMPSRYTHDPGTDDTIIKRAGLTKTESEASAMRSGKCPRCSELNLTSSLYCRRCGMPLTREAVTTTENIKAEFMEQINADEFMELKRELAEIKEMMKG
- a CDS encoding mannose-1-phosphate guanylyltransferase/mannose-6-phosphate isomerase, with the translated sequence MEMTGIKSIILAGGSGTRLWPLSREMYPKQFLKFGDTSLFQETVLRCLEVSDVSEIFVVTNEAQKFFVIGQIKEIGYSIPPENVLIEPEGKNTLPAIFFGMKEIGQKFGNSIVGVFSSDHVLDRAAMATISSAEKLASDYLVTFGVVPTFPHTGYGYIKAAEPCEPGYRVSEFREKPDFETAQKYIEEGCLWNSGMFLFETGLFFEEVKKHAPSIFACFERGGSIDEIYACVDNVSIDYGIMEKSDKVAVVKLNQKWSDLGNFAAIYDELEKDSVGNVVYECDPMLLNSDGNLVYSKCGKIVSLIDIKDMVIVDTSDALLICPKSSSQKVKEIVSDLKGRNDERAFIGQTVYRPWGSYTLLDVSPGHKIKNITVLSDHKLSLQLHYHRSEHWVVVKGMACVEVDGEQFFLRPGESTFIRAGQKHRLSNPGKVPLEIIEVQLGELVDEGDIVRFNDVYGRS
- a CDS encoding right-handed parallel beta-helix repeat-containing protein translates to MILLKTIRNVKICFAIGFVLLLLSSGTSTARRITVGSDENQDFSSIQEAVNAASPGDTVYVYKGLYMENIYLDKEITVRSISGIPDMINIKAKNPNDHVFHVNANNVTISGFYINGASDPLKAGIYLENTHGILISNNKLSNNHLGIYLDSSTTNMLNLNNVSGNEVGIFLKASKDNWVINNKVKMNSLDGILLEASDENHVTGNLLNYNVGYGFVLSNSSRNLIYNNFFQNNVNVGYEGTNSANSWNMTREKGINIVGGPYIGGNYWTGPESTALCAIDDQDNDGFCDVSYDLGEGNIDYMPLIRHSSAFQGNERSITVSLIGFALFVFAVSIFIVKKVMSWGKGELPEDDVK